A segment of the Candidatus Baltobacteraceae bacterium genome:
CGTGTCGTTCGAGGGACGCCAGGACCTGGTAGCGGGCCTGCAAGTCGGAAGCGCGCTAACGCTCGCGCGCCAGCCGGAGAATCCGTACGATCCCAACGCGATCGCGGTGCGATACGGACAGCTCCAAGTCGGCTTCTTGAATAAGGGCATCGCCAAACACTTGGCACCGCTACTCGACGGCGGGACGCGCTACCGCGCGCATATCGAGTCGCTCACCGGCGGACCGTCGGGATCGGGCGAGCGCCATCGCGGCGTCAACATCTACGTCGAGCGCGAATACGAACAAAAGCTGGGCGCGTTCGACATCGCCTCGCGCGCGGTCGCCGACCACGATCAGATTCGCAGCGCCCTCATCGGCGAGCGCCAACCGCGGGATGCGCAGAATGCCGTGCTCGCGCGCGTCGATGCGCGCAAAAACACCCTTGCCGTGCTGGGAACCGGTCGCGGTAAATCGTTTTGCTTTCAATATCCGGCGGCGTATCGAGCGCTCGATGGCGAGCAGAAGACGCTCGTACTCTACCCATTGCGCGCGCTGGCGAACGATCAGTACGAGGCCCTCGTGCGGCGATTCGACGGATTCGGCTTGCGCGTGCTGCGGGCGAACGGTGCGATCTCGTCGCAAGAGCGCGCCGAGCTAATGAGTGCCTTGGAAGACGGCACGTGGGATATCATCCTCTCGACGCCGGAGTTCTTACAGTTTCATCGCGACGCATTTGGCGGCCGCAGCACGCCCTCGTTCGTGGTGGTCGACGAAGCGCACCACCTCTTCGAATCGAATCACCGCGCGGCCTACGGCGCGCTCGGCCGAACGATCGCATCGCTCGGCAATCCGCAGGTTCTCGCATTAACCGCAACGGCCGCCGACGATGCCTTCGATCACATCGTTCGCGAATTGCGGATCGAGGCGTGGGTGATCGACCCGACAGTGCGGGAAAACCTGCATGTGGTGGACGCGCGCGGAAAGCGCGATAAGAATCAGAAACTTGCGTATCTGCGCGAGCTTTTCGCCGACGGCGGCAGAGCGATCGTGTACTGCAATTCGCGCAGCGAGGCGGCCGCCGTCGCCGAGGCGCTGCGAGCGAGCTTCGGCAACGAGGTGATGTTCTATCACGCCGGCATGAACTCGGCGGATCGCGCGCAGGTGGAGGCGCTCTTTCGCAGCAACGGTCTGCGAGTGGTCGTCGCAACGTCGGCGTTCGGCGAAGGGATCGATCTTCCCGACGTTCGGCACGTGGTGCTCTACCATTTGAACTTCGACTTCACGGAGTTTAATCAGCAGGCCGGTCGCGCCGGGCGGGACGGTGCCGACGCGCAGATCCACCTGCTCTTCGGCGAAGCGGATAAGCGGATCAACGAATTCATCATCGACCGGGAGGCGCCGACGATTCACGTCTTACGCGAACTCTACAAAGGCATGCGCGGCTTGGCCGGCGACGGCGTGCTGCGCTCGAGTTTTATCGACGTAGCGCGCACGCTCGATCTCGATAAGGCCAACGAACGCACCGTGAGCATTGCCGTGCGAATCTTCGAAGACGAGGGCCTGGTCGAGGCCGGCATCGACGACGATGGCCGGTTCGTTCGGTTCTTACCGATCGACGGGAAAGTCGATCTCACCAAAAACGAACGCTTCGCCGAGGGCGAAGCCGAGCGCGAAGATTTCGGACGCTTTTGCGACCTGGTACTCACCGCGAGCGCGAGCGCGCTCGAGCGCATCATCAACCGGCCGATCTATCCCGAACGCGTAGCGTTGATTCGATGATCCGCCCGCCCGCGTTACACCCCGGCGATATCGTCGCGCTCATCTCGCCGGCAGGCCCGCTCGCCGATGAGGCGGAGCTCGTTCGTGCCTGCGAGGCCGTTCGATCGCTCGGCTTCGAGCCGCGCCCCGGGCGAAACGCCGCGCGCCGCGACGGCTATCTGGCCGGCAGCGACGACGAGCGCGCGCGGG
Coding sequences within it:
- a CDS encoding helicase-related protein, encoding MLESFSTDADAVLRPARRDKEPPGHPEPVEGQHESIDEFVERVFAERAQYLERDRYSSIGEAHAFHTKIAGVSFEGRQDLVAGLQVGSALTLARQPENPYDPNAIAVRYGQLQVGFLNKGIAKHLAPLLDGGTRYRAHIESLTGGPSGSGERHRGVNIYVEREYEQKLGAFDIASRAVADHDQIRSALIGERQPRDAQNAVLARVDARKNTLAVLGTGRGKSFCFQYPAAYRALDGEQKTLVLYPLRALANDQYEALVRRFDGFGLRVLRANGAISSQERAELMSALEDGTWDIILSTPEFLQFHRDAFGGRSTPSFVVVDEAHHLFESNHRAAYGALGRTIASLGNPQVLALTATAADDAFDHIVRELRIEAWVIDPTVRENLHVVDARGKRDKNQKLAYLRELFADGGRAIVYCNSRSEAAAVAEALRASFGNEVMFYHAGMNSADRAQVEALFRSNGLRVVVATSAFGEGIDLPDVRHVVLYHLNFDFTEFNQQAGRAGRDGADAQIHLLFGEADKRINEFIIDREAPTIHVLRELYKGMRGLAGDGVLRSSFIDVARTLDLDKANERTVSIAVRIFEDEGLVEAGIDDDGRFVRFLPIDGKVDLTKNERFAEGEAEREDFGRFCDLVLTASASALERIINRPIYPERVALIR